ATCATCTTCACCAGCGGCGCGACGGAATCGGACAACCTCGCTGTTAGAGGGATCGCTTACGCCTGCAGAGGAAAAGGTAACCACATCATTACAAGTGCCGCCGAGCATCACGCAATCCTTGATACCTGCCATGCTTTGGCGGCAGAGGGGTTTGAAACGACATATCTTTCAGTGGATAAATACGGGAGGGTAAGTCCTGACGATGTGGAGGCTGCCATTACACCGGAAACCATTCTGATGAGCTTCATGTATGCGAATAACGAGGTCGGCACGATAAATCCGATTACCGATATTGCCGCTGTCGCTGCCAAACACGGTGTACTTTTCCATTCGGATGCGGTGCAGGGGATTGGGCAGCTGCCCTCAAACATGGAGATGCTTGGTGTAGATCTCGCCTCTCTGACAGCGCACAAAATTTACGGTCCAAAGGGGATTGGCGCGCTTTACATCCATCGAAACGCTTCTCAGCCACATTCGCTTTTTCACGGCGGTGGACAGGAGGAAAGAGTGCGACCCGGGACCTTGAATGTCCCAGGGATTGTCGGTTTAGGTGCGGCGTGCGAACTTTCAAAAAAGCACATGGCATCGGGGAAAAGCTGCGTGGCAACTTTACGGGATGCACTTCATCAGAAGTTAAACGCACACTTAGATGACATTCATCTCAACGGACACCCTGAACAGCGTCTGCCGGGCAACTTGAATCTCTGTTTTGCGGGTGTGCAGAGCCACGCGCATTTGGCAGGTCTTAAACACGTCGCAGTATCAACTGGATCTGCGTGTGATTCAGAGTCAGTGAAGGCATCGCATGTCTTAGTTGCAATGGGGGTTCCGAATGAACTGGCGTTGACTGCCGTCCGCTTCGGTCTCGGACGTTATAATACTGCTGAAGAGGTCGATATTGTTGCAGATGAGGTCGTAAAAGTCGTTAATCGGCTACGGGCATTGGCACCTGAATAGGAATATCCTAAGTCCCCTGTTCTGCTTGCGGGTGATTTTGGGCGGCATGTTTGGCAATCAATTCACGCACGGCAGGCACCAATTCAATGGGCACTTCTATCAGCATGCTGGATTCATTCTGTAACGCTTCCTCAGCTTCAGCGACAGCTTCATCCTCCGTTTGTTGGTCGTAGTATGCGATGACGCTTTGGACGCGTTCTTCGTTCCAACCGGGTGGAAATTCGTTCTTTTTTTTCATCGTCTGCCTCTCTTCCTTTGTCTTTGGCGGTATGCTGTTAACGGTTTTCCTGTCAATTCGTAGGCCGTAATTACAAAGACACTATCGGGTTTCGGGTCTCGAACATAGACGACTTGCAAATAGCGACCACTTTGCGTTTGACCAAGGGCATTTCGCGTTTTTCGCCTTCCCTGCCAATTCTCACCAGGATTCAGTAAAACATCTTCTACTTCATCCTCGGTAACGCCATGATTATAAATATGGGGCAAGCCAGTTTCGGGATCCTTGTAAAAGCGAATATTCATCAAAATCTTCGATGTGGAAACCCCTGTCTGTAGGCAGGGGAGGAAACACTGCTCCTTTTAAGTTAGTAACAGGTTTTGGCTACCGATGCACCTATCAAACATCGCTGTGCTATTAATATCGCTACACAGAAGCGACCTGTAGTCAGCGGTTTAACTCGTGGAGTGGACGTTTGGCGGACGCTTCGCACAAGCCCCGTCCGTTAAGGCGGGGTTACTGACTTGCTACCTAACCATTTCCTTGGTAGGTGAAAGTAATTATAGCATGGATTAATCTATATTGCAAAAGATATTAGCAAGCAAAGGGTACCTCACGACTCAGGGCCATTCAATTCTCGGTTTTTAGTCCAATTTTGGACCCCCCAGGCCCGGTAGGTGCGGTTTTGCGGCGTACTCGCCCAAATGCGACCTGCATTCCAAACGCACCGGATCCTGAAAAAAGGACGAGAAACTCTATAATTTCATAAAACTGAATGGCGCTGCCTCATGACTCACTACTTGTTGTTTTTTCCCTAATAATATGCTATACTTTCATCGTGAAGTTTAAACGCATAGTGAGGAGATTCGATCGAGGCGGAACTCTCCTTGCATCAGATTTACAGATTCATCGAATTTGAAATTGGCAATGCCCTTCAAACCACTCGTATTATCTAAAAGAGGAAACCTATCTCATGCTGACCGTTGAACAACTTACTGCTTGCGGATTAGAAAAAACGGAAGCAGTAAAGATAGTCGAAGCCGTCAATCGGATATTGCCAACACAGTCCCCGACAGCCTGCTGGTATGAGATTTCGCGCTATATCCTCACACCACAATACCCGTTTACACTCCACCAATTCCTATATGAGACGGTCTACGCCGACTTCGATCGCGCAAGGTACGGACCACCCCCCGCATGGTTTCCCACGGACGAAGACATCACCGAAGCGAATATCACCCGTTTAATGGTTGAATTGCACATCAAAACTTATCCCGAATTCCACGCTTGGTCAGTCGCCAATCGCGACACGTTTTGGCAGATGATGATTGATGTACTGGGTATTAAAGCGACAGAAACACACACCGAGGCACAAAAAGACGCAACAGGCGTTTCAACAAAACTTGCTAAACTGAACATTGTCGAAAGCTGCTTCAATGCCGACCCTGATACCATCGCGATCGTTACGCAGCGAGAAAGCGACGAAAATCTATCAACACTCACCTACGGCGAGTTGGAATCCCTCACCAACCGAGTCGCGAACGGACTTGTTGAAATCGGTATGAAGCCGGGAGATGCCGTGGCGGTTGACATGCCGATGAACGCTGAATCCGTTGCCATCTATCTCGGAATTGTAAAAGCGGGGTGTGTTGTTGTTGGTATCGCCGATAGTTTCGCGCCAGAGGAGATAGCCACCCGTCTCCGCATCGGTAACGCAAAAGCCATCTTCACACAGGATTATATCAACAGAGCAGGGAAACGTCTGCCGTTGTATGAGAAAGTGATTGCCGCAGATGCCCGCAAGGCAGTCGTTTTTTCGTCTGAAGGCGGTGAAACCATCGCACAACTCCGACGCGAAGGCGATATGACGTGGCAAGACTTTCTAAGCGATACAGAGACATTTGCCGCCGTTCCTTGCCACCCTGACGCACCTACCAATATCCTCTTCTCTTCCGGCACCACTGGCGAACCGAAGGCAATTCCGTGGACACACACTACCCCGATTAAAGCCGCCGCAGATGCCTACTTACACCACGATATCCACCCCGGGGACGTGCTGGCATGGCACACAAGTCTCGGTTGGATGATGGGACCCTGGCTCATCTACGCAAGTCTCATCAACAATGCTACGATCGCCTTGTATGACGGCGTACCAACAGGTCGGAACTTCGGTGTTTTTGTGCAGAACGCTAAAGTCAGTATGCTCGGTGTTGTGCCGACGCTTGTACGGGCGTGGAAAAATACAGGCTGCATGCACGGACTCAACTGGCATGCGATCCGAGCATTCAGTTCAACGGGTGAATGCTCTAACCCTGAAGAGATGTTTTACCTCATGTCACTTGCTGGCTACAAGCCAGTAATCGAGTATTGTGGTGGCACTGAGATTGGAGGCGGTTATATCACCGGTACGCGTGTCCAACCCGCTGCACCTTCGACATTCACAACACCAGCACTCGGTTTAAATTTCTTACTCTTTGATGACGCTGGAAACCTCTCTGACAACGGTGAAGTTTTCATCGTTTCGCCATCGCTGGGTCTCTCCACAAGTCTGCTCAACGCCGACCATAATGAAGTCTATTTTGCGGGGACACCGCAATCCAATCTGCGTCGTCACGGTGATGCGATTGAACGGTTAGGCAACGGCTTTGAAACCGAACCATGGCTTGTAGGTGCTAAATACCGGGTCCTCGGTCGCGTTGACGATACGATGAACCTGAGCGGTATCAAGGTAAGCTCCGCAGAGATTGAGGAAGTGCTTAACGTCGTTGATGGGATTCAAGAAACAGCAGCGGTCGCCATCTCACCGAAAGACGGCGGTCCGAGCCAACTCGTCATCTATGCCGTTTTGGTAGCATCAGAAGCAGCACCCCCAAAACAGGAGCTTCACGCGACTTTACAAACCGAGATTTCAGGACATCTCAATCCTTTATTCAGAATTCACGATGTCGTTATCGTAGATACGTTGCCGAGGACCGCTTCTAATAAGGTGATACGTCGCCTTTTGCGCCAGCAAGCGATGTGACCTTTGCAAAAAGATTGACTTATGCAATTTTTTTAGGTATACTTAATATACTTAACAGATACCCGAGTGACATACACTTGTTTTTCAATCATTTGTGGAAAAGGAGATGTTCTCATGGAAACGTATCCAAATTCACGCCACATCCCTTACGCTCCCACAGAAACTGCCGACCTATACCCTGAATCGGATGGAAAACCTATGGCTGAAACGGATATGCACGCAGTGGCTATCATCGATTTGCGGCAACGTTTTGATGGCTTCTTCGCGGATAACCCAGATACATACGTCTCTGGGACTATCATGATGTATGATGTAGAGGGGCCCGGCCGTACAGCTGTCTCACCCGATATCCTCGTCTCTTTCGGCATAGGCAAGAAACTCCGCCGCACCTATAAGGTGTGGGAAGAGGGGAAGCCCCCAGACTTCGTGATGGAGTTTTCGAGTAAAGGAACGTTTCAAAATGACTTAGGTCATAAAAAGGCACATTACGCGTCAATGGGAATCTCGGAGTATTTTCTCTGCGATATAGATAGACGCTATTTGCCCACGCCGCTGATGGGATTTCGCCTCAAAGATGGAACTTATGAGCGGATACCCGAGAATGTAGATGGTAGTATTCTTTCTGTGACGTTAGGCGTATCGTTCCATCTACTGGATGATGGATTAGCCGTTTATGAGGAGGCGACGGGACAGTGGCTGCAAACGCTGGCAGAGACAGCAGAGCAGCGCGCAGAACAAGAAGCCGCTGCACGCGAGCGTGAAGCCGCCGCACGCGCAGAAGCGGAAGCTGAAGTCTCGCGCTTGCGCGAAGAACTCGAGCGTCTCAAGGCGCGCTTGCCAGATGACTAACGCTTGAGGCGCGAAGCCCCAAAATTTCGTACGATTTTAGAAAATCACGCACTTGCAATGGAGGCCATTATGGAAAAACAGTTCAAAGTTAGAGCAGCACATTGCGATTATCGCGCAACGGAAGAGGAAATTTATCAAACACTCCGCCGTATCACCGATCCGCTTACGCGTGCTTGGAAACCCATTGAAAACGCCAAGAAGGTGGTTATGAAATTCAATATGATGAAACCACCTGAGCGGATTATTTACTACGAGGGTCGGCGCAGAGAATTAGTAGACGATGCCACCTGCCGTGCCGTACTACGGTTGATTAAGGAGCATACCACGGCGCAGCTCGTCGCTACTGACACGAACCCGTATACACACGGGCACCGGATGCCACCTGATTTCAATTACCTACACCACCTCAAAGAATTTGATGTGCAGTTTGTTGATTCTAACCTTCCTCCCTTTAAGGATTACGATGTCCCCGGCGGCGGTTCAATGTTCGATCGCTACACACTGAGCGCATGTTTCGACGATGCCGATGCCGTTGTCTCTGTCGCGAAGATGAAAAACCACGCTTTCATGGGGATCACCTTATGCACCAAAAACCTGTTCGGATTACCACCGATGCTGCTTCCAGAAGGCAGGACACGCAGCTACTACCACCACCTCATCCGCCTCTCTTATGTGCTTCCAGATTTGGCACTCATCACGAAACCGTGCCTCAATATCATTGATGCGTTGACGGGACAGTGGGGACGCGAATGGGGTGGTGAAGGTAGAATCTGTAACGCCCTCATAGCAGGCGATCACCCTATCTCCACGGATACTGTCGGTATGCATCTGATGGGACACGATCCGCAGTCCGACTGGCCCACACCTCCGTTCAAACGCGATCGGAACCATATCCTTATCGCAGCACAGCGTGGATACGGCACCGTCAACCTTGATGAAATCGATTGGGAGAGCGAAGTCACGGCACCCTTAGCGGAATTTGATTCTGTGGAAACAGATAGTTCGGAAACGGTCGCGAATTGGCGGAAAACAACCTGTGAACAGGGATTGGTCTATCAGGAAAACCAGAAAGACCTGATTGACCGGTATCGTGATAATTTTATTTATATGCAAGGGGGTGAAGTCGTCTGGAGCGGACCGGATCCGTCGAACCTCGGCAGCCGTCGGCAGCTGAGCGGTAAGAAGAAGGACAGTGCGCTCTGGCTCAAACTGGTTGATGCCGAAGAACACGAAGGCGAACATTTCAACGTTTATGAGGAGTGCCTGAAAACCTTTGCAGCATAGTTTAGACCTGTTTGGCGAGGTCTCCGTGCCTCGCCTACCGAAGGAGATCCAAAATGGGTATCACCGACGCACAAAAAAGGCAATTGGACGAACAGGGGTGCATCGTCATCCCCGACGTGCTTTCCGATGAGGAGATCAAGGTCTATAGAGCAGATATACTCAGGTTGGCAGAAGAAGAAAAGCAGAATGGATTAGCACGCCAACACACCAACGGGCACGGGCAGCACGTCCGCTGGTTAGTCAACAAGGGACAGATGTACGAGAGCCTCGTTGCCCGACCGAAGGTGATGCCCTTCTTTGAACACCTCCTCGGTCCCGATTACACGCTCAGCACACTCACCTCCAACATCATCGACCCAGGGGCACCAGATGGTGGCTACCACGTGGATAGCGTCTTAGGGTCTATGCCGGAACCACTGCCCAGTTTCCCACTGGTCGCCAACAGTCTCTGGCTGCTTGACGACTTTTCACCGGAGAACGGTGGGACACGCCATGTACCCGGTATCCATCTCCAGCGGATCAAACCGCCTCCGGGTACCACCCACCATCCCGATGAGGTGCGACTCTCCGCACCGAAAGGCTCTGTATTTTTGTTCAACGGTGCGATCTGGCACTCTGCCGGTGCCAACAAAACCGATCGGCAGCGCATCGCCTTGATCTGTTTTTGTTGTCGTTCTTTCGTCAAACCGATGTTCGACTTCGTGAATCATCTCAAACCAGAAGTCGTCGAACGCGCCACCCCAACCATGCGCCGTATCTACGGGTTCGATTCCCAACCCCAACCGCCAGACCAGCCTACGCGGTAAAGCTGAGATATGGACATGCAAATCGAAACTTACTTTGAATCCAGCAGGCATGACAATCGGTCATTCCTTTGGGAACTTGTGCTTTTCTCTCCACCGTGGGTAATCATCTGCAAGGAGTTTGGCGGCCCAGCTCCCGTAGTAGGCGTATCCGGTACGGCGTTCCTGCCCGATCTCGGAAAACGCGTAACGGACCACCGAATCGCGATCCAGAAAGATTGGACGGTTGCTGCCGAGCTCGTAGAAACGCGCCCAGAGCGGTCGAGCGTCGGGATCCGCTACGATCCGCCTATCGTCCTGTCCCTCTGCATTGGTGAACTTGTCAAGACGCGTGCCGTGGATAGTGACGCTTCTGAACCACTCAACGGCTCCTTCGACAGCGGCGATGATCTCTGGCGTGGGTTCTTCGACTGACATCAGGAATCGCACAACGCCGACGCTTTCGGCACCTGAGAGAGACGGTGGCTCATAGGAACGTGCCCACGCAGGCTCAAACGTTTCCTCGTCATGCTGCGCGCACCAGACTGTGCGTTTGCCATTCTGCTTAATTTGCGTACGCAGGATACAGTCGATGCCCTTGGTTACAGCAGCTTCAGCCTTGGTGCGGTACTCCGTTTTCAGGAACCCATAGTCGGAAGATTCAGAGACATCTCGAAGAAGTTCGAGAATGCGGGCCATAACATTATCATTGAACGTGATGTGACGAGGGTAGCGTTTGCTTAGTGGATAAAATTGTGGCCATCCACCATTCGGGTATTGCGCTTCAAGGATATGAGAAAGTCCCTTGAGAAATGCTTGTTGGTAGTGTGGCTGGTTAGTCGCACGAAACGCCCGGGCAAGAAACCGTAGTTCGTTAGTGGTCGCACCGTTGTCGAACGTCGCGTGCAGATCCTCACTTTTACCGTCAAACGGTTCAGATGCCGTGTCTCTATTCTTGGGCCAACCGCCATGCGGCGTCTGCCAAGTGAGGACATTATCGGCAATACGGCGACCTTCCTCGCTTTGGAACCATTCAACGGATTGCTTCGCGTATTGGGAAGGAACGGTTGCATCGGAAGATGACAGAAGCAAAAGAAGCAAGACATAGATGGTGGTAAGTCGTAGTTTCATGATGGTGCTTTCTCGTTAGGAGTCGGAGGGTGTTGGTTAAATAATTACAAGTGATTTCTGAACAACCATTATGTTTTCCTTTGCCAACAGCATCAGTCGGGTTCGGGAGCGGGCAGCACATGGCGTTCGACTTCGTAAACCTTGTCCGGGAAAGTCTCACCACGAATCCACATGACGGGTTGTCTTTTCCTGTTGTTGGGTGTAGGTGGACGTGCCCATTCCGCTTGTGCACTGAGGTAGTGGATGACATAACTGCGGCGGAATCGTAAACTGTGGTTGTCCATGCTCTTATGCAAGAGATGGCTATGGAACCAAATCACCGCGCCGGGTGGCACCTCTACCGCAACGCCGTCTTCGTCGCGAACACCGCGCGCCAATTTGAATTCCTGTTGTTGCGAGCCTTCGAGGTCGTCGTGTTCAAAAATATCCCATTTATGGCTACCGGGAACAACATAGAGACAGCCATTTTCCCGATCCGCAGCATCAATAGCCGTCCACGTCCCGACTGTCGTTTCTGTATTAAACCGATTGCGGAAGTAGAACTTGTCTTGATGCCAGGGGAAACCGAGGCCAATCCTCGGTGCCTTCCAGATAAACAGATTATTGATGCCGAGGATGTCTGGGCCGAGGATGTCAACAAGCGGATCCGTTAGACGCGGATCACGGACACGTGCAAGGAATTCTGGGCAATAACAACTTGGATGATGAATCTTGTGCATCGCATAGATACCTTGCTCCTCTATTTTTCCATCTCTGACGAGGGCGTTTTGATTAATGTTTGTGGATGGATACCGGCGTTTCCCGTCCACAACGTCTTCAGCAACTTGACGAAGGACATCGTTTTCCTCGGCGGTGAATACATTTAAACGGACGAGGTAACCGTTTTCGTTCCAATATGCTAACTCATCTAAGTTCAAACCAAAAGTCCGTTCCTGTGGTACCGATTCTGTGTGCATTATTATTTCCTATTTCTGTAGTTGTGGGAGTGAGGGCAAAGCCTCAGAGATTTAGGTTTACCATTCGGAGACGGGGATGACTTCGCGGGCAACTTCGTGAACCTTGTCGGGAAAAGTCTTGCCGCGAACCCACATAACAGGTTGCCCCTTCCTCCCATTTGCCCACTCCGCTTGCGCACTGAGATAATGCGCAACGAAACTACGGCGGAACCGCAGGCTATGATTGTCCATACTTTTATGCAAGAGATGGCTGTGGAACCAGATCACCGCGCCGGGCGGCACCTCTACCGCGACACCGTCTGCGTCGCGGACACCCTGAGCCATTTTGAATTCCCGTTGTTGTGAACCTTCGAGGTCGTCATGCTGAAAGATATCCCATTTGTGGCTGCCGGGGATAACGTAAAGACAACCGTTCTCACGATCTGCAGGATCAATTGCTGTCCATGTTCCGACTGTCGTTTCTGTATTGAACCGAGTACGGAAGTAGAACTTGTCTTGATGCCACGGAAAACCGAGACCAATCTTCGGGGCTTTCCAGATAAACAACGTGTTGATGCCGAGAATATCCGGACCGAGAATGTCAACGATCGGGTCGGTGAGACGCGGATCACGCACGCGGGCGAGGAATTTTGGATCATAGCAGCTCGGAAAGTGGATCTTGTGCATCGCATAGATGCCTTGCTGCTCTGCTTTCCCATCTCTGACGAGTGCGTTCTGATCAATGTGTTCAGGCGGAAACGGACGCTTCCGGTCAACAATGTCTTCAGCAACTTGACGGAACACATCGTTCTCTTCAGTCGTGAATACGCCTAAGCGGACGAGGTAACCGTTCTCGTTCCAGTATGAAAGTTCCTCCTGACTTAATCCAAAATGCCGCGCTTGTGGTGTTGATTCTGTGCGCATTGCTATCTCCTATTTCTGAGTTTGCGGTACCGAGGAAAACTCGCTAAACCGCTCTAAAAATAGTAGCACGTTTGGTGAAAAAGTCAAGAAAAATCAATTGGCACGATAATTGCTACTAAATTTAGCACATGCTGATACGTTCTCAGCATAAGGATTTTTAGTTTACTTAAAATTGGTGTTCCACACTGCCAAGACACCAGCACAGGTGGAGGAAACCGAAAACTAAACTGTCCTTGATTGTATAACGTTAGAAAAATAAACACATTAGAAAAATAAACACAAAATAACAGACATGTGGCTAACTTTCGCTCCCAAGCCCAAAAATTCAAATGAGGAGGCTGAAGTTAGCATGACCGACACGCTTACCGAAAGAACGACAGAACTCGGTGCTAAATACGGAGATTCTTAAAATGAGAACCCTAACCTCAATCCTTTACGGATTAATCCTTTGCGCATTATTCATTTTCGCAATAAAACTGAGCGCACCTGAAGTCCCCGAAGGGATGGTACTAATTCCTGCAGGAGATAGCATTGACGCATTCTACATGGACGCGTATGAAGTCACAAACGCAGAATACAGAAAGTTTATTGAAGAGAATCCCGAGTGGCGAAAAGACAAAGCCTTAACCTCAGTAGTAGGGGATGGCTACTTATCTGGTTGGAATGGCAATATGTATCCAAAGGGTAAAGCGAATCATCCGGTGGTGAACATCAGTTGGTTTGCCGCCAAAGCCTATGCGGAATGGA
This Candidatus Poribacteria bacterium DNA region includes the following protein-coding sequences:
- a CDS encoding DUF4258 domain-containing protein, with the translated sequence MNIRFYKDPETGLPHIYNHGVTEDEVEDVLLNPGENWQGRRKTRNALGQTQSGRYLQVVYVRDPKPDSVFVITAYELTGKPLTAYRQRQRKRGRR
- a CDS encoding DUF362 domain-containing protein translates to MEKQFKVRAAHCDYRATEEEIYQTLRRITDPLTRAWKPIENAKKVVMKFNMMKPPERIIYYEGRRRELVDDATCRAVLRLIKEHTTAQLVATDTNPYTHGHRMPPDFNYLHHLKEFDVQFVDSNLPPFKDYDVPGGGSMFDRYTLSACFDDADAVVSVAKMKNHAFMGITLCTKNLFGLPPMLLPEGRTRSYYHHLIRLSYVLPDLALITKPCLNIIDALTGQWGREWGGEGRICNALIAGDHPISTDTVGMHLMGHDPQSDWPTPPFKRDRNHILIAAQRGYGTVNLDEIDWESEVTAPLAEFDSVETDSSETVANWRKTTCEQGLVYQENQKDLIDRYRDNFIYMQGGEVVWSGPDPSNLGSRRQLSGKKKDSALWLKLVDAEEHEGEHFNVYEECLKTFAA
- a CDS encoding Uma2 family endonuclease — its product is METYPNSRHIPYAPTETADLYPESDGKPMAETDMHAVAIIDLRQRFDGFFADNPDTYVSGTIMMYDVEGPGRTAVSPDILVSFGIGKKLRRTYKVWEEGKPPDFVMEFSSKGTFQNDLGHKKAHYASMGISEYFLCDIDRRYLPTPLMGFRLKDGTYERIPENVDGSILSVTLGVSFHLLDDGLAVYEEATGQWLQTLAETAEQRAEQEAAAREREAAARAEAEAEVSRLREELERLKARLPDD
- a CDS encoding phytanoyl-CoA dioxygenase family protein gives rise to the protein MHTESVPQERTFGLNLDELAYWNENGYLVRLNVFTAEENDVLRQVAEDVVDGKRRYPSTNINQNALVRDGKIEEQGIYAMHKIHHPSCYCPEFLARVRDPRLTDPLVDILGPDILGINNLFIWKAPRIGLGFPWHQDKFYFRNRFNTETTVGTWTAIDAADRENGCLYVVPGSHKWDIFEHDDLEGSQQQEFKLARGVRDEDGVAVEVPPGAVIWFHSHLLHKSMDNHSLRFRRSYVIHYLSAQAEWARPPTPNNRKRQPVMWIRGETFPDKVYEVERHVLPAPEPD
- a CDS encoding AMP-binding protein, producing the protein MLTVEQLTACGLEKTEAVKIVEAVNRILPTQSPTACWYEISRYILTPQYPFTLHQFLYETVYADFDRARYGPPPAWFPTDEDITEANITRLMVELHIKTYPEFHAWSVANRDTFWQMMIDVLGIKATETHTEAQKDATGVSTKLAKLNIVESCFNADPDTIAIVTQRESDENLSTLTYGELESLTNRVANGLVEIGMKPGDAVAVDMPMNAESVAIYLGIVKAGCVVVGIADSFAPEEIATRLRIGNAKAIFTQDYINRAGKRLPLYEKVIAADARKAVVFSSEGGETIAQLRREGDMTWQDFLSDTETFAAVPCHPDAPTNILFSSGTTGEPKAIPWTHTTPIKAAADAYLHHDIHPGDVLAWHTSLGWMMGPWLIYASLINNATIALYDGVPTGRNFGVFVQNAKVSMLGVVPTLVRAWKNTGCMHGLNWHAIRAFSSTGECSNPEEMFYLMSLAGYKPVIEYCGGTEIGGGYITGTRVQPAAPSTFTTPALGLNFLLFDDAGNLSDNGEVFIVSPSLGLSTSLLNADHNEVYFAGTPQSNLRRHGDAIERLGNGFETEPWLVGAKYRVLGRVDDTMNLSGIKVSSAEIEEVLNVVDGIQETAAVAISPKDGGPSQLVIYAVLVASEAAPPKQELHATLQTEISGHLNPLFRIHDVVIVDTLPRTASNKVIRRLLRQQAM
- a CDS encoding phytanoyl-CoA dioxygenase family protein, giving the protein MRTESTPQARHFGLSQEELSYWNENGYLVRLGVFTTEENDVFRQVAEDIVDRKRPFPPEHIDQNALVRDGKAEQQGIYAMHKIHFPSCYDPKFLARVRDPRLTDPIVDILGPDILGINTLFIWKAPKIGLGFPWHQDKFYFRTRFNTETTVGTWTAIDPADRENGCLYVIPGSHKWDIFQHDDLEGSQQREFKMAQGVRDADGVAVEVPPGAVIWFHSHLLHKSMDNHSLRFRRSFVAHYLSAQAEWANGRKGQPVMWVRGKTFPDKVHEVAREVIPVSEW
- a CDS encoding cysteine desulfurase family protein — protein: MNKIIYMDNHATTPIAPEVLEAMMPYFTTNFGNASSTHPFGITAKDAVDKARHQVAELLGCSAEEIIFTSGATESDNLAVRGIAYACRGKGNHIITSAAEHHAILDTCHALAAEGFETTYLSVDKYGRVSPDDVEAAITPETILMSFMYANNEVGTINPITDIAAVAAKHGVLFHSDAVQGIGQLPSNMEMLGVDLASLTAHKIYGPKGIGALYIHRNASQPHSLFHGGGQEERVRPGTLNVPGIVGLGAACELSKKHMASGKSCVATLRDALHQKLNAHLDDIHLNGHPEQRLPGNLNLCFAGVQSHAHLAGLKHVAVSTGSACDSESVKASHVLVAMGVPNELALTAVRFGLGRYNTAEEVDIVADEVVKVVNRLRALAPE
- the pelA gene encoding pectate lyase, giving the protein MKLRLTTIYVLLLLLLSSSDATVPSQYAKQSVEWFQSEEGRRIADNVLTWQTPHGGWPKNRDTASEPFDGKSEDLHATFDNGATTNELRFLARAFRATNQPHYQQAFLKGLSHILEAQYPNGGWPQFYPLSKRYPRHITFNDNVMARILELLRDVSESSDYGFLKTEYRTKAEAAVTKGIDCILRTQIKQNGKRTVWCAQHDEETFEPAWARSYEPPSLSGAESVGVVRFLMSVEEPTPEIIAAVEGAVEWFRSVTIHGTRLDKFTNAEGQDDRRIVADPDARPLWARFYELGSNRPIFLDRDSVVRYAFSEIGQERRTGYAYYGSWAAKLLADDYPRWREKHKFPKE
- a CDS encoding phytanoyl-CoA dioxygenase family protein, with the translated sequence MGITDAQKRQLDEQGCIVIPDVLSDEEIKVYRADILRLAEEEKQNGLARQHTNGHGQHVRWLVNKGQMYESLVARPKVMPFFEHLLGPDYTLSTLTSNIIDPGAPDGGYHVDSVLGSMPEPLPSFPLVANSLWLLDDFSPENGGTRHVPGIHLQRIKPPPGTTHHPDEVRLSAPKGSVFLFNGAIWHSAGANKTDRQRIALICFCCRSFVKPMFDFVNHLKPEVVERATPTMRRIYGFDSQPQPPDQPTR